In Candidatus Latescibacterota bacterium, one DNA window encodes the following:
- a CDS encoding RNA polymerase sigma factor produces the protein MDFKTLYTDYSADVFRFAFWLSGKKDEAEDITSDTFVRAWARNGKIHTDTLMAYLFAIARNLHLENIRKGKYLTELEDTHIDSSPGPDIVTESRMELQRVLRVIGTLPEKERTAFIMRVGHELSYDEISRVLGISLSSAKVKVHRARKKLIVDRLKKEEKGS, from the coding sequence TTGGATTTTAAGACCCTATACACCGATTATTCAGCAGATGTTTTTCGTTTTGCATTCTGGCTGAGCGGGAAAAAAGATGAAGCTGAAGATATTACATCAGATACTTTCGTCAGAGCCTGGGCAAGGAATGGAAAGATTCATACTGATACATTAATGGCATACCTCTTTGCAATAGCCAGAAACCTTCATCTGGAAAATATCAGAAAAGGGAAGTATCTCACCGAACTCGAAGATACGCATATCGACTCATCTCCCGGTCCGGATATTGTGACGGAATCAAGGATGGAGCTTCAAAGAGTACTGAGAGTGATAGGGACACTTCCAGAGAAAGAACGGACAGCCTTTATCATGCGAGTCGGGCATGAACTTTCTTACGATGAGATCTCCAGGGTCCTCGGAATATCCCTCTCATCCGCCAAAGTCAAAGTCCACAGAGCCAGAAAGAAATTGATCGTTGATAGATTAAAAAAGGAGGAAAAAGGATCATGA
- a CDS encoding protein kinase, giving the protein MGIVYRAVDTKLDRDVAIKVLPKHLSSDPEATKRFIHEAKAASAIDHSHIGTIYEIDETDDGITFIVMAHYEGETLRERIDREEISVEKVLDIASQIASGLSKAHQKEIVHRDIKPSNIIITGDGEVKIIDFGLAKLTGRTRLTKEAGTLGTAAYMSPEQAMGEEVDQRCDIFSLGVIIYEMLTGDPPFKGTHEAALLYEVVHEEPQLIRDLRSNVPFELDQVVKKALAKDKDERYKRAGDILLELDTIKKKIESNTEKGVSGETEVIPSIAVLPFVNMSPDPENEYFGDGLAEELINAFTQLKGLHVAARTSAFTFRGRETDIREIGKKLDVSTILEGSVRKAGNRLRITAQLINITDGYHLWSERYDREMDDIFTIQDEITTAIVEQLKVELIGEQKETIVKRSTKNLEAYDLYLKGIYYWNKLTPDGFERSRECFDKAIEKDSHYALAYVGLADSYWMSSIWGNLSPHQTYPKAREAVKKALEIDDTLGEAHASLATIHTFYDWNWEAAEREFKRAIELAPASSFTRVYYSFYLNLRRRYDEAISQARKAQELDPISSCNAHLGHRLWQARRYDEAIEEFLKWLVIEPNDWFSHHHLGELYLAKSMFKEAIAEIDKSVELSGGVPLNVALAVMAHYRFGDKDVSERLFESLKKRASHEYIQPMCFIIINLARGEMDQAFEWIKKASEERDSFLPWHRVTPVDCMNFPNDPRVDELLDRLGLP; this is encoded by the coding sequence ATGGGGATAGTCTATCGTGCCGTCGACACGAAGCTCGACCGCGATGTGGCGATAAAGGTTCTGCCAAAACATCTCAGCTCCGATCCCGAGGCGACAAAGCGGTTCATCCATGAGGCTAAGGCCGCTTCAGCTATCGATCATTCCCATATCGGCACTATATATGAGATAGACGAGACGGATGATGGAATCACTTTCATCGTCATGGCCCACTATGAAGGGGAGACACTAAGAGAGAGGATTGACCGCGAGGAGATCAGCGTAGAGAAAGTGCTGGATATAGCATCGCAGATCGCATCCGGACTCTCGAAGGCACACCAGAAGGAGATTGTCCACAGGGACATCAAGCCGTCAAACATTATCATCACAGGCGATGGAGAGGTGAAGATAATAGATTTCGGTCTGGCAAAGCTCACTGGCAGGACGAGATTGACGAAGGAAGCGGGCACACTCGGTACTGCCGCCTATATGTCCCCTGAGCAGGCGATGGGGGAGGAGGTTGATCAACGCTGTGATATCTTTTCCCTGGGCGTGATTATCTACGAGATGCTCACTGGTGATCCACCGTTCAAGGGTACGCACGAGGCGGCCTTGCTCTATGAGGTTGTGCATGAAGAGCCACAACTGATAAGGGATCTTCGCTCGAATGTTCCATTCGAACTTGACCAGGTTGTCAAAAAAGCTTTGGCGAAGGATAAGGATGAACGTTACAAGCGTGCGGGCGATATCCTGTTGGAACTGGATACCATCAAGAAAAAGATTGAATCGAATACCGAGAAGGGCGTAAGCGGCGAAACCGAGGTTATTCCTTCCATTGCTGTGTTGCCGTTCGTTAATATGAGTCCGGACCCTGAGAACGAGTACTTCGGTGACGGTCTAGCTGAGGAGCTGATCAATGCATTTACTCAATTGAAAGGGCTGCATGTCGCCGCACGCACTTCGGCTTTCACTTTTCGGGGCAGGGAAACAGATATAAGAGAAATCGGTAAAAAGCTCGATGTGAGTACCATTCTCGAAGGGAGTGTCCGCAAGGCAGGGAACAGGCTGCGCATTACTGCCCAGCTCATAAATATCACCGATGGCTATCACCTGTGGTCGGAACGATACGACCGGGAGATGGATGACATATTCACGATTCAGGATGAGATCACTACTGCAATCGTGGAGCAGTTGAAAGTGGAACTTATTGGAGAACAGAAAGAGACGATAGTAAAGCGTTCCACCAAAAACCTGGAAGCGTACGATTTGTATCTGAAGGGCATTTACTATTGGAACAAGCTCACACCGGACGGATTCGAGAGAAGCCGCGAGTGTTTCGACAAGGCTATCGAGAAAGATTCACACTACGCACTGGCCTACGTCGGCCTGGCTGACAGTTACTGGATGAGCTCTATCTGGGGAAATTTGTCACCACACCAGACGTATCCCAAAGCACGGGAGGCGGTCAAAAAGGCACTTGAGATAGACGATACACTTGGCGAGGCTCATGCGTCACTGGCAACCATTCATACATTTTATGACTGGAACTGGGAGGCTGCGGAGAGAGAGTTCAAGCGAGCTATCGAACTGGCTCCGGCTTCCTCCTTTACCCGTGTTTATTATTCTTTCTACTTGAATCTCAGAAGGCGGTATGACGAGGCCATCAGTCAAGCCAGAAAAGCACAGGAGCTCGATCCTATTTCCAGCTGTAATGCACATCTTGGACATAGGCTCTGGCAAGCACGCAGGTACGACGAGGCGATCGAAGAGTTTCTAAAATGGCTCGTGATTGAGCCCAACGACTGGTTCTCACACCATCACCTTGGGGAGTTGTATCTGGCGAAATCGATGTTCAAAGAAGCTATTGCGGAAATCGACAAATCTGTTGAGCTTTCCGGTGGCGTTCCCCTGAATGTCGCGCTCGCTGTTATGGCTCATTATCGGTTTGGAGACAAGGATGTTTCCGAGCGCCTCTTCGAGAGCTTGAAGAAAAGGGCAAGCCATGAATATATCCAGCCAATGTGTTTTATCATTATTAATCTGGCTCGTGGAGAGATGGATCAAGCCTTCGAGTGGATCAAAAAAGCTTCTGAGGAGCGTGATAGCTTTTTACCCTGGCATAGAGTGACACCCGTGGATTGCATGAACTTCCCGAACGATCCAAGAGTTGATGAACTGTTAGACCGGCTGGGACTGCCTTGA